A part of Acropora palmata chromosome 6, jaAcrPala1.3, whole genome shotgun sequence genomic DNA contains:
- the LOC141884523 gene encoding uncharacterized protein LOC141884523 encodes MNMLDILFVVIGSSFFLWMFYESIRTQQPFINKQQGKPDQPIEYNLKMINVMNQPRLAGMRLLFSKWLMKTGIGELLSHATLRKMNLDQLRLCHLPDAPTLFPIPDWSPKPRSCIAVEFDKLVDPEESTDLSGKDSFKFVTISDLVKQYRLQQVTPIQIAERVIEIIEDMEKQTPKLKAIVQHNKEEVLKMASVSTRRYAEGKPLSFMDGIPVAVKEEFDVVPYRTRCGTTFLGSSPVTEDAAIVKKLRDGGAVIIGLSNMHELGIGVTGNNPNRLHGTPRNPYNVNHYTGGSSSGSAVAVASGLCPVAIGSDGGGSIRIPSAACGIVGVKASHGRVSLKGEFPLAPSVTCSGPLCATVRDAALVYAYVAGKDEEDPKTLCQPDVTLEGFEDASSLDGITLGIDWNYFKDCDPDVYKECEKAVQFLEDLGASVVSISIPELLETVFAHSVTILSEMASALDEEYHKYHSEMNAETTLNLGLGRALTSRDYIQAMKQKTRAMNFLKAIFEDGVDCILTPGLGIKVPKIPDDALENGEGDASKVYKIFRYSGFANFTGIPAMTLPVGYDDGGLPIGLQIMTSWWNEHLMLRVAHAAEGFVTKKRPQAYYSLLE; translated from the exons ATGAACATGTTGGATATCCTGTTTGTTGTGATTGGGTCATCGTTTTTCCTGTGGATGTTCTATGAATCTATTAGGACACAACAACCCTTTATCAACAAACAGCAGGGAAAGCCAGACCAGCCTATTGAGtacaatttaaaaatgattaaT GTAATGAACCAACCTCGGCTGGCTGGAATGAGGCTGTTGTTCTCTAAATGGCTTATGAAAACT GGTATTGGAGAACTTCTGAGCCATGCTACACTGag aaaaatgaatttggacCAGTTGCGTTTGTGCCACCTTCCTGATGCACCAACTTTGTTTCCGATTCCTGATTGGTCTCCAAAACCCAGAAGTTGTATTGCTGTGGAGTTTGACAAATTGGTTGATCCTGAGGAAag TACTGATCTCAGTGGGAAAGACTCCTTCAAGTTTGTGACCATTTCTGACCTTGTGAAGCAATACAG attGCAACAAGTCACTCCAATACAGATTGCTGAGAGAGTAATTGAGATCATAGAAGACATGGAGAAGCAAACCCCCAAGTTGAAGGCCATTGTACAGCACAACAAAGAGGAAGTTTTAAAA atggcaTCTGTATCCACTAGACGGTATGCTGAAGGAAAGCCCCTGTCTTTTATGGATGGTATTCCTGTTGCTGTGAAGGAAGAGTTTGACGTG gtGCCATATCGAACTCGCTGTGGTACAACATTTTTAGGCAGCTCACCAGTAACAGAGGATGCAGCTATCGTAAAGAAGCTCAGAGATGGAGGAGCAGTTATCATTGGGCTATCGAATATGCATGAGCTTGGAATTGGTGTCACAGGAAATAACCCAAACAG GCTTCATGGAACTCCAAGAAACCCCTACAATGTAAATCATTACACTGGTGGAAGTTCAAGTGGCTCGGCAGTTGCAGTTGCTTCGG GTTTGTGTCCCGTGGCTATAGGTTCTGACGGTGGTGGATCGATACGGATTCCGTCAGCTGCATGTGGAATTGTGGGAGTCAAAG CGTCTCATGGTCGAGTGAGCTTGAAAGGAGAATTTCCTTTAGCACCATCTGTTACCTGCTCTG GTCCGCTCTGTGCCACTGTCAGAGATGCCGCTCTAGTCTACG CATACGTAGCAGGAAAAGATGAAGAAGACCCGAAAA CTCTTTGCCAACCTGATGTGACTCTGGAAGGATTTGAAGACGCCTCATCTCTCGACGGTATAACTCTTGGTATAGACTGGAACTATTTCAAG GATTGCGACCCCGATGTTTATAAGGAGTGTGAGAAAG CTGTACAGTTTTTGGAGGATCTTGGAGCTTCAGTGGTTTCAATTTCAATCCCCGAGTTATTG GAGACTGTATTTGCCCACTCGGTCACAATTCTGTCGGAAATGGCTTCGGCGTTGGATGAGGAATATCATAAATACCACAGTGAAATG AATGCTGAGACTACGTTGAATCTTGGGTTAGGACGGGCGCTGACCTCTCGAGACTACATTCAA GCTATGAAGCAAAAAACCAGAGCGATGAACTTTTTGAAAGCAATATTTGAAGATGGGGTGGATTGTATATTAACACCAG GACTCGGCATCAAAGTTCCAAAGATCCCTGACGATGCATTGGAAAACGGGGAAGGGGATGCCAGTAAAGTCTACAAGATCTTCAG GTACTCGGGCTTTGCTAATTTTACCGGTATTCCTGCAATGACTTTACCCGTGGGGTATGATGATGGTGGTTTGCCCATCGGATTGCAAATTATGACCTCCTGGTGGAATGAACACCTGATGTTGCGAGTTGCACATGCAGCTGAAGGATTTGTTACCAAGAAGAGACCGCAAGCTTACTACAGCTTGTTAGAATGA
- the LOC141883890 gene encoding N-acetyl-beta-glucosaminyl-glycoprotein 4-beta-N-acetylgalactosaminyltransferase 1-like, protein MLHNIELWLLIVCQFGTKGSSAADFKRGVVRELWQSLPGKYVSNFTSSQSYPNQPKFKETIKWFYADINIGINYGQRLSSFYRAPQTGLYTFFMTCRDECELWLSSSNKPDDTKRVLFIPYGLSLDHNEWDRYPVQESSPINLIAGEFYFMQAIMKADENKYDHLGVGVRQPDGQNYRPISNEYLFVEIPEKRSASFRLVHSGAALHGHVMDTFATNSNTVCSLYCARDLNCKSYNYDKEEGNCELNDDLSAKNAQGLVPSENVDYYEKLDLYYPRL, encoded by the exons ATGCTTCATAATATTGAACTGTGGCTCCTCATCGTTTGCCAG TTTGGGACAAAGGGAAGCTCAGCTGCAG ATTTTAAGCGAGGAGTTGTGCGAGAGCTGTGGCAATCGTTACCGGGAAAGTATGTCTCAAATTTTACTTCATCGCAGAGTTATCCTAATCAACCAAAGTTCAAAGAAACGATAAAATGGTTCTACGCGGACATTAACATTGGAATTAATTATGGACAACGATTATCATCTTTCTACAGG GCACCTCAGACGGGGTTGTATACTTTCTTCATGACATGTCGGGATGAATGCGAGCTTTGGTTGAGTTCTTCAAATAAACCGGATGATACAAAAAGAGTCCTTTTTATTCCTTATGGACTAAGTCTCGACCATAATGAGTGGGACAG GTACCCTGTGCAGGAATCTTCACCTATAAATCTGATTGCTGGCGAATTCTACTTTATGCAAGCCATCATGAAAgcagatgaaaacaaatacGACCACCTTGGTGTCGGTGTACGTCAGCCAGATGGGCAGAACTACAGACCGATCTCGAATGAGTACTTGTTCGTAGAAATCCCAG AGAAGAGAAGCGCCTCATTTCGTCTCGTCCATAGCGGAGCAGCTTTGCACGGACACGTGATGGACACTTTCGCAACCAACAGCAACACGGTCTGTTCATTGTATTGTGCACGAGATCTTAACTGCAAATCATACAATTACGACAAAGAAGAAGGCAATTGTGAGCTAAATGATGACTTGAGTGCGAAAAACGCCCAAGGGTTGGTACCCAGTGAAAATGTGGATTACTATGAGAAATTGGACCTCTATTATCCAAGACTGTAG
- the LOC141883889 gene encoding AT-rich interactive domain-containing protein 1A-like, with amino-acid sequence MAQTARVDASIGGANSRRVQLSNKEPLSNTEHRNHQYKFPPTSGDFFSDTYIRENGSSSAVASQINQGILEELRDYIQGSEHHPSDNNNKGNFVPNKMATSNSSGTNQAATNANGFEISMNSSPSLANKTRPTSLGSAHLNNQLSSILGPGSSAANAAVSSRNLSQSNPNPTNIKLLPPNQPSASPQNRFSQYNPRQEMLLHGFPIAPRAPNVSDQYGSQQGFVSAPSENQPKRGINTQTSSPYLPAYYGQDSNTSQAGQKTANSQPDDRSMITNQHFQWPNRLQTTNHCSSNLPTNSSPGPPMGRTQLQPGIPQQQSPYMMMSSSQQQSQPQQNPPPSYPPYMMQQGGMKAGGIPPQSQQYYGGMGMGRQGMGQSNLTGQVQRMGSQMPKPTQDYSSFQQQQLQHRYSQPQFPQQMQYMTQQQQRQQQQQQQQQQSYPQPPTGLPRMPSSHPQPILPKPTSGDMFGRYSNSANDNLPGQEFSATRMPEQAQHAMPSASPSYGNQPLGRMGSAEMLSKYGGSQGGYPRANPPPFPGPIHARHTPSPNVTLGSPLRNVPDGTAPSVGMPNFGQDSPTSTGSMSNYPASKLVPPFGMAANQMSASSGNIPSASAGGPAAAAAAAAMEAASSGARFPNATQVSGPPYVSPQEMMMASKASESANPLGMSPIMALGSMMGNVQTGHVSSPSVNDLPTAEDVEAMIESMRAGERSLPTDNGEQATSQGSAPPSVGSTQATMEMSPIQPPGSTASAQNSNSENQPQKSNSNLDMPAVGKGDTSGSPPTSPLSTFSGLSPVVSPSGVSITSSFDDAEIDLDAINPSLPNNSSISMSSYHFPSSRQNQQQYEKFSKLYHLSDEPERKEFLDKYQAFMISQGTQITQVPVLLRQPLDLFKFFTAVKERGGVQEVVRRKLWQEVLEALNLPAEISSLENVLRNQYSRYLLSYEMKHTKANSLDDIKINLLEGSGIPPPNATVTCSEAIIPTSSLTQSQRPADASSVVHGSYGSMKVEPHAGLPPSYNARDGYAEAGFENSSNLFHDLRDNPGNFHPNQSTPSNTFGMPQYPYSGENRRHSVPNLSQSALPSYGMPQRNMYPGQSSMSPFFQQSSPQTGHPPAANYHHSQYQQRASPSFIGPPSSPHAVMPNTSPQDKMHSLWGSQYSPSTEPEHMVDYPPGVHNVRGPRLPSSHQAQYTPAPPYGSYPGRQQSQYSLATPPYRPGPSPSPSPRQPPMAQSMQAMQKTKYQQQLQSQQQQQQQQSQAHSAAMKRDTLFPHDCVEATRPVFTKKRKLTSRDLGPVDAWRVMMSLKSGLLSEATWALDTLNILLYDDSTVTYFMLTQLPGLLDNLIDHFRRYLIEIFDTLAESEISLGVEVVLQSREEESAKRISAEECQLKIEEINRNARRSFTSVLVGSTFEFSKDGFQSGASDWLMGGGDATVHIQTHMGAMPGDDLITSSKMKREKEIDDETPVKNETYDAKFSELSKVNEKSVTFCEDLFYSGIKECRTDYGEESVATFPAFKEDPDSNSEVAVKMEESPTKAVGSKKSEDTKSEELFTTRLKKELDLDFDSETEDSESDRYIQTEVVSKINLKRDPIIEEQSCGKEDAPLCLRTETQDAVSRRCLCVSNILRGLSFVPGNDAEMSRHAGLLLIVGRLLLLHHKHAKRVSYRHSYLQDEIELECPSDDRQDWWWYCLEGLRENALVVTSNIAGQLDLSLYPEAISVPLLDGLLHWFVCPSAAAQDPMPTATPGTSLSPRQLSLEALAKLSILESNVDLVLSSPPFTRVEELFAMLVRLVGERGNPVTRELALVLLSNLAQGENSFVGFGDSKACISMLLEFIEDAATSMSAYSSGSGLAQAGFHSENFCGTSVDMLRRAASTLVCLARIRSNRALFLPFQQRVLRLAIMQILDNMVTGQLAEILFYLSR; translated from the exons ATGGCGCAAACTGCTCGGGTCGATGCGAGCATCGGTGGTGCAAACAGTCGTCGCGTTCAACTTTCCAATAAGGAGCCTCTATCAAACACGGAACATAGAAATCATCAATATAAGTTTCCCCCAACGAGCGGTGATTTCTTTTCCGACACATACATCCGGGAAAATGGTTCAAGCAGTGCTGTAGCGTCTCAAATTAACCAAGGTATTTTGGAAGAGCTACGAGATTATATTCAAGGTTCGGAACATCATCCCTCGGATAACAATAACAAGGGAAATTTTGTACCTAACAAAATGGCGACATCGAATTCAAGCGGTACAAACCAAGCAGCGACAAATGCTAACGGGTTCGAAATATCCATGAATTCATCCCCGAGTTTGGCAAACAAGACGAGACCTACAAGTTTGGGATCCGCGCACCTAAATAATCAACTTTCGTCAATTCTCGGCCCAGGAAGTTCGGCTGCAAACGCGGCCGTATCATCTCGAAATCTTTCTCAATCGAATCCCAATCCCACAAACATAAAACTTTTGCcaccaaaccagccttctgcATCACCACAAAACCGTTTCTCTCAGTACAATCCAAGACAGGAAATGCTACTCCACGGCTTTCCCATCGCACCTAGAGCGCCGAATGTATCAGATCAATATGGCTCCCAACAAGGCTTTGTTTCTGCTCCGAGTGAAAATCAACCAAAAAGGGGGATAAATACCCAAACTTCAAGCCCTTATTTGCCGGCCTATTACGGCCAGGACTCGAATACATCACAAGCTGGCCAAAAAACGGCTAATTCACAGCCAGATGATAGAAGTATGATTACAAACCAGCATTTTCAGTGGCCGAATCGGCTGCAGACGACGAACCATTGTTCGTCAAATTTACCAACAAATAGTTCTCCTGGCCCGCCAATGGGCCGCACACAATTACAG CCTGGGATTCCACAACAGCAGTCCCCTTACATGATGATGAGTAGCTCCCAACAACAGTCACAGCCTCAGCAAAACCCTCCCCCTTCATATCCACCATACATGATGCAGCAGGGTGGCATGAAGGCAGGAGGTATCCCACCACAATCCCAGCAGTACTATGGAGGTATGGGAATGGGACGGCAAGGAATGGGACAGTCAAATCTAACTGGACAAGTACAGAGAATGGGGAGCCAAATGCCTAAACCCACCCAGGATTACTCTAGCTTTCAACAACAGCAGTTGCAACATAGGTATTCTCAG CCTCAATTTCCACAGCAAATGCAGTACATGACACAACAGCagcaaagacaacaacaacaacaacaacaacagcaacagtcATATCCACAACCACCTACTGGATTGCCTAGAATGCCGTCTTCTCATCCTCAACCCATCCTCCCCAAGCCAACCTCTGGTGACATGTTTGGGAGGTATTCCAACAGTGCAAATGATAATTTACCGGGGCAAGAATTTAGTGCGACTAGGATGCCAGAGCAGGCGCAACATGCCATGCCGTCAGCATCACCCTCCTATGGCAACCAGCCTCTTGGAAGAATGGGTTCAGCAGAAATGCTGAGCAAATATGGAGGCAGCCAAGGCGGATATCCACGTGCCAATCCACCACCATTTCCTGGGCCCATTCATGCGAGGCACACTCCTTCCCCAAATGTAACTTTAGGCTCACCTCTGAGGAATGTCCCTGATG GGACAGCACCTTCTGTTGGTATGCCAAATTTTGGACAAGACAGCCCCACGTCAACAGGAAGCATGTCAAACTATCCTGCCAGCAAACTTGTACCACCATTTGGCATGGCAGCCAACCAGATGTCAGCTTCTAGTGGCAATATTCCATCAGCCAGTGCAGGGGGACCAGCTGCTGCTGCTGCAGCAGCAGCGATGGAAGCCGCTAGTTCCGGAGCAAGATTCCCCAATGCCACTCAAGTTTCGGGGCCGCCTTATGTCAGTCCTCAGGAGATGATGATGGCGAGCAAAGCATCAGAGAGTGCAAATCCCTTGGGCATGTCTCCAATAATGGCATTAGGTTCCATGATGGGAAACGTGCAAACag GACATGTGTCGtcaccttcagtgaatgattTGCCAACTGCAGAAGATGTAGAGGCAATGATTGAATCTATGAGGGCAGGAGAGAGATCACTTCCTACAGACAACGGTGAACAGGCAACGTCACAAGGGTCTGCACCACCATCTGTTGGTTCAACACAAGCTACAATGGAAATGTCACCCATACAGCCACCAGGAAGTACTGCTAGTG CTCAAAACAGCAATAGCGAGAACCAACCGCAAAAGAGTAATTCCAATCTTGACATGCCAGCTGTTGGCAAAGGGGACACATCAGGGTCGCCACCAACATCACCCCTGTCCACATTTTCTGGTCTGTCTCCAGTAGTTTCCCCGTCAGGCGTGTCCATCACTTCATCATTTGACGATGCTGAGATTGATCTAGATGCAATCAACCCATCCTTGCCCAACAATTCCTCTATCTCTATG tccTCTTATCATTTTCCATCGTCAAGGCAGAATCAACAGCAGTACGAGAAG ttcTCCAAGTTATACCACCTTTCGGATGAACCAGAGAGAAAGGAATTTCTTGACAAATATCAAGCGTTTATGATCAGTCAAG GGACACAGATCACGCAAGTTCCGGTGCTGCTAAGGCAACCTCTAGatcttttcaagttttttacAGCTGTCAAGGAAAGAGGCGGGGTACAGGAA GTGGTCAGGAGGAAATTGTGGCAGGAAGTTTTGGAAGCGTTAAACCTGCCAGCAGAAATCTCAAGTCTTGAGAATGTTCTCCGAAACCAATACTCACGTTATTTACTATCCTACGAAATGAAGCACACTAAAGCAAATTCCCTGGATGACATCAAGATAAATCTTTTAGAAGGATCGGGTATACCACCTCCAAATGCGACTGTGACATGCTCAGAAGCAATAATACCAACTAGCAGCCTCACGCAAAGTCAGAGGCCAGCTGACGCTTCTTCTGTTGTTCATGGATCGTACGGTTCAATGAAAGTCGAGCCTCATGCAGGACTACCTCCGAGCTACAACGCGAGAGACGGATATGCGGAAGCTGGCTTTGAGAACAGTAGTAATTTATTTCACGATTTAAGAGACAATCCTGGCAATTTCCACCCAAATCAATCGACTCCATCAAATACATTTGGAATGCCTCAGTACCCATACAGCGGGGAAAACCGAAGACATAGTGTGCCAAATCTTTCTCAGAGCGCGCTCCCGTCTTACGGGATGCCACAACGAAACATGTACCCCGGTCAGTCATCTATGTCGCCATTCTTTCAGCAGTCCAGCCCACAAACAGGGCATCCACCCGCCGCCAACTATCACCATTCGCAATACCAGCAGCGTGCAAGCCCATCTTTCATTGGGCCTCCCTCGTCACCTCACGCCGTGATGCCTAATACAAGCCCCCAGGATAAAATGCACTCGTTATGGGGCTCACAATATAGCCCTTCGACCGAGCCAGAACACATGGTTGATTACCCTCCCGGGGTCCATAACGTGAGAGGCCCCCGACTGCCAAGTAGCCATCAAGCCCAGTACACCCCGGCCCCACCCTACGGTTCCTACCCAGGTCGCCAGCAAAGTCAGTATTCATTGGCCACTCCGCCCTATCGTCCAGGCCCTTCACCGTCTCCCTCACCCAGACAGCCGCCGATGGCGCAATCAATGCAGGCCAtgcaaaagacaaaatatCAGCAACAACTGCAGTCccaacaacagcagcagcaacaGCAGTCACAAGCTCATTCTGCTGCTATGAAGAGGGACACGCTATTTCCACATGATTGTGTGGAGGCAACAAGACCAGTCTTTACCAAGAAACGCAAGCTGACATCCCGCGATCTAG GACCCGTGGATGCTTGGCGGGTGATGATGTCATTAAAATCCGGTTTGTTATCCGAGGCGACATGGGCGTTAGATACTCTTAACATCCTGTTGTATGACGACAGCACCGTCACTTACTTCATGTTAACTCAATTGCCAGGGCTTTTGGACAACTTAATCGATCACTTCCGGCGTTATTTGATCGAGATTTTCGATACTCTTGCCGAGAGTGAGATTAGCCTGGGTGTAGAGGTAGTACTGCAAAGCAGAGAAGAGGAATCTGCCAAGAGAATAAGCGCGGAGGAGTGCCAGCTGaaaattgaggaaataaacCGCAACGCCAGGCGAAGTTTTACGTCTGTTCTTGTGGGATCTACGTTCGAATTTAGCAAAGATGGTTTTCAGAGTGGAGCCAGTGATTGGCTTATGGGCGGTGGAGATGCAACTGTGCATATTCAAACTCACATGGGAGCCATGCCAGGCGACGATCTCATCACGAGTAGCAagatgaaaagagaaaaagaaatcgaTGATGAAACGCCGGTAAAAAATGAGACTTATGATGCAAAATTCTCAGAACTTAGTAAAGTGAATGAAAAGTCGGTAACTTTTTGCGAAGATTTGTTTTACTCTGGAATTAAAGAGTGTCGCACTGATTACGGAGAAGAAAGTGTAGCGACTTTTCCTGCGTTCAAAGAGGACCCTGATTCTAATAGTGAGGTGGCTGTAAAGATGGAAGAATCGCCGACGAAGGCTGTTGGAAGTAAGAAAAGTGAGGATACTAAGTCGGAAGAACTGTTCACCACGCGATTAAAAAAGGAACTTGATTTAGACTTTGATTCCGAAACTGAAGATTCTGAATCAGACAGATATATTCAGACAGAGGTTGTCAGTAAAATAAACCTGAAAAGAGACCCTATTATCGAAGAGCAATCTTGTGGCAAAGAAGATGCACCGCTTTGCTTGAGAACTGAGACCCAAGACGCTGTGTCACGGCGTTGTCTTTGCGTGTCAAACATTCTTCGAGGGCTTTCGTTCGTACCGGGAAACGACGCCGAGATGTCGCGTCATGCGGGTTTACTGTTGATTGTAGGTCGTTTACTTCTTCTGCATCATAAACACGCTAAACGCGTATCTTATCGTCACTCTTATCTCCAAGATGAAATTGAATTGGAATGCCCCAGCGATGACAGACAGGATTGGTGGTGGTATTGTCTGGAAGGATTGCGTGAAAATGCGTTGGTTGTCACGTCTAACATAGCAGGCCAGCTTGACTTGTCGCTGTATCCTGAAGCTATCAGTGTGCCTCTCCTGGATGGGTTACTGCACTGGTTCGTGTGTCCCTCTGCGGCTGCGCAAGATCCAATGCCTACTGCAACACCGGGCACATCGCTTTCTCCTAGGCAGCTGTCTCTGGAGGCGCTGGCCAAGTTGAGCATATTGGAATCAAACGTCGATTTAGTCCTCTCTTCGCCTCCATTTACACGAGTCGAGGAATTGTTTGCCATGTTAGTTCGTCTTGTTGGAGAGAGGGGGAACCCTGTCACTCGAGAACTTGCCCTTGTACTTTTGTCCAACCTTGCACAAGGCGAAAATTCTTTTGTAGGTTTTGGCGACAGCAAAGCTTGCATATCCATGTTGCTGGAATTTATTGAGGATGCGGCTACTTCTATGAGCGCGTATTCTTCCGGCAGTGGATTGGCGCAGGCCGGATTCCATTCGGAGAACTTTTGCGGCACGAGCGTGGATATGTTGCGTAGAGCCGCCTCTACACTCGTTTGTTTGGCACGTATTCGCTCGAATCGAGCGCTCTTTCTTCCCTTTCAGCAGCGTGTCTTGCGTTTGGCGATAATGCAGATACTAGACAATATGGTCACTGGTCAGTTGGCGGAGATCCTGTTTTATTTATCTAGGTGA